A single window of uncultured Pseudodesulfovibrio sp. DNA harbors:
- a CDS encoding IMP cyclohydrolase yields the protein MKLLPVKRAILSVTDKSGLAEFGKFLTDNGCELVSTGGTKKMLQEAGLSVTSVSDVTDFPEILGGRVKTLHPNIHGGILADKDDEGHMETLRDFGIEPFDLICVNLYNFADAVAKGLDLKAAIEQIDIGGPTMLRATAKNFHSICVVPDPKYYPVVQKEIEQNGGISLEFRKEMAALTFKLVSEYDSMITKYLSENEA from the coding sequence ATGAAATTGTTGCCCGTAAAACGAGCCATATTATCCGTAACCGATAAATCTGGTCTTGCCGAGTTCGGGAAATTCCTGACTGACAATGGCTGTGAGTTGGTATCCACTGGTGGTACCAAAAAGATGCTGCAAGAAGCCGGATTATCTGTCACGTCTGTGTCTGATGTGACCGATTTCCCGGAAATCCTTGGTGGACGTGTCAAAACGTTGCATCCGAACATTCACGGCGGTATTTTGGCTGACAAGGATGACGAAGGGCATATGGAGACTTTGCGAGATTTCGGCATTGAGCCTTTTGATCTTATTTGTGTCAATCTTTACAATTTCGCTGATGCCGTGGCCAAGGGCTTGGATCTCAAGGCTGCTATCGAACAGATCGATATCGGTGGTCCGACCATGCTGCGTGCTACCGCCAAGAATTTTCATTCCATCTGCGTAGTTCCTGATCCCAAGTATTACCCGGTTGTCCAGAAGGAGATCGAGCAAAACGGTGGAATCTCTTTGGAATTCCGTAAGGAAATGGCTGCATTGACCTTCAAGCTTGTCAGTGAATACGATTCCATGATTACTAAATAT
- a CDS encoding tetratricopeptide repeat protein has protein sequence MSGHLDYEINKELGECYLFMGELDKAEEYYKKAVSSNGIHPDPYLGLATVAVQRGQLEDAMRMYEKAHTIEPSDKSLSGIGLIRLENGEVEEAYSLFTEAITLNPENMVALFSLIRLGHELERLEEIVPYLEAYLEIDPGKHEVRYSLAGSFVCLDQKDAARAQLEIILEADPNHEAAKEMLEQFQS, from the coding sequence ATGAGTGGTCATCTGGATTACGAAATCAACAAGGAACTCGGTGAATGCTACCTGTTTATGGGTGAGCTCGACAAAGCTGAAGAGTATTACAAGAAAGCTGTAAGCTCCAATGGCATTCATCCCGACCCGTATCTCGGCTTGGCAACCGTTGCTGTTCAGCGCGGTCAACTGGAAGACGCTATGCGTATGTATGAGAAAGCTCACACGATTGAGCCTTCTGACAAAAGTCTTTCCGGGATAGGGCTTATTCGGCTGGAAAACGGTGAAGTCGAGGAAGCATATTCCTTATTCACTGAGGCCATAACCCTGAATCCCGAAAACATGGTGGCCCTGTTCAGTCTGATCAGGCTCGGCCATGAACTGGAACGTTTGGAAGAGATAGTTCCATATCTCGAAGCCTACCTTGAGATTGATCCGGGCAAGCACGAAGTGCGGTATTCCCTAGCAGGAAGTTTTGTCTGTCTCGATCAGAAAGATGCGGCCCGGGCTCAGCTTGAGATTATTCTTGAAGCAGACCCGAATCATGAAGCCGCCAAGGAAATGCTCGAACAGTTCCAGTCCTAA
- the flgB gene encoding flagellar basal body rod protein FlgB produces the protein MRELFGRHIQLTGKVMDLQLQRQNLVTGNIANLNTPGYKARSIEFEDKLQKALNQDGIGKMTRTSKNHLPATFSPDGFSGDGLKDFKAREIYGQDSVDLDKEMATNAKNTMMYNALAMVIKKNFTGMGKVIMDGAK, from the coding sequence ATGAGAGAGCTTTTCGGACGACACATTCAATTGACAGGCAAGGTCATGGACCTGCAACTGCAACGTCAAAATCTCGTCACTGGCAACATCGCCAACTTGAACACACCGGGTTACAAAGCCCGTTCCATAGAATTTGAGGACAAACTGCAAAAAGCCCTCAATCAGGATGGAATAGGGAAAATGACTCGCACCTCCAAAAATCACCTTCCGGCCACATTCAGCCCTGACGGTTTTTCCGGCGATGGTTTGAAAGATTTCAAGGCTCGGGAAATATATGGTCAGGATTCGGTGGACCTGGACAAAGAAATGGCAACTAACGCCAAAAACACCATGATGTACAACGCTCTTGCCATGGTCATCAAAAAGAACTTCACAGGCATGGGCAAAGTCATAATGGATGGAGCAAAGTAA
- the flgC gene encoding flagellar basal body rod protein FlgC, giving the protein MDFMTAMDISASGLKAQRAQLNVISMNMANIRTTKTEDGGPYQRKSVSFESTPVYSPFAQEMHDQLNRDLKGVKVLGVTADERPFKQVFEPHHPDANDQGYVTYPDINVVEEMTNMMQAMRGYEANVQTIQGAKRMFQKALQIGMG; this is encoded by the coding sequence ATGGATTTCATGACAGCAATGGACATCAGCGCATCCGGCCTCAAGGCCCAGCGTGCCCAGCTGAATGTCATCTCAATGAATATGGCTAATATCAGGACCACCAAAACAGAAGATGGTGGACCATATCAACGCAAGTCCGTGTCTTTCGAATCCACGCCCGTGTACTCCCCCTTCGCTCAGGAAATGCACGACCAGCTGAACCGCGACCTGAAAGGTGTCAAGGTACTCGGCGTGACAGCGGACGAACGTCCTTTCAAACAGGTCTTCGAGCCGCACCACCCAGATGCCAATGATCAGGGATACGTCACCTACCCAGACATCAACGTTGTCGAAGAAATGACCAACATGATGCAAGCAATGCGCGGTTACGAAGCAAACGTACAAACCATCCAAGGCGCCAAGCGCATGTTCCAGAAAGCCTTGCAAATAGGCATGGGCTAA
- the fliE gene encoding flagellar hook-basal body complex protein FliE, with protein MVVKSVAINAYQNAMGNRSKAITNKVTDSLKKPQEPVQGFDETLKTSLNKVNELQTVKKTMIEEFATGKAQNVHELMISMQKASMAMQMTGAVRSKIMQSYKEIMQMPF; from the coding sequence ATGGTCGTAAAAAGCGTCGCAATCAATGCATATCAGAATGCTATGGGCAACCGTAGCAAGGCTATCACCAACAAAGTTACAGACAGTCTCAAAAAACCTCAGGAGCCAGTACAGGGTTTCGACGAAACGCTGAAGACTTCCCTTAACAAGGTCAATGAGCTGCAGACGGTGAAAAAAACGATGATCGAAGAATTCGCAACGGGTAAAGCCCAAAACGTGCATGAATTGATGATCTCCATGCAAAAAGCCAGCATGGCCATGCAAATGACAGGTGCTGTCCGCAGCAAAATAATGCAGTCCTACAAAGAAATCATGCAGATGCCTTTCTAA
- the fliF gene encoding flagellar basal-body MS-ring/collar protein FliF — MPPFVAEYWSKVYGFWTDRSMSQRILISGLAVSVVIAFALMIYWMNKPDYRVLMTNLYPEDASRVVGMLQAAKEDYVLENNGKTIKVPVDRVYELRLKVAGEGNLHGQGIGFEIFDEVQIGQTDFVQHINYQRALQGELARTITEFPMVQKARVHLVIPQKSLFIEDQVAPSASIILQLKDEGKLGSEETQGIVNLVSMAVEGLDAKYITVTDMKGRPLYTPSDESSGLSLSSAQMLHKADVEAQMQRRIIELLGPAVGPDKVIARVNADLDFSQRTVRKEVYDPDGAVVRSETRSEESTAGAASLAGGEPDANFRGDGFTGTRTTQDSTRETRTTNFEINKQEENIVTPVGDLKRLTVAVIVDGTWETNPDTGESTYTPRSAEELERLQTLIANAVGFDSVRGDTIEVSNISFGEPELYDGDSLTRTMLEYAQRLGKPFLNGLLIFLFLILVVRPVIMALIRPRVAEQEIEEMAGLPGAERLALEEEEVDEEAMDTTRRLENAKNHAIQLSDDNLDQAVHLLKTWLTQEA; from the coding sequence ATGCCTCCGTTCGTCGCCGAATATTGGTCAAAAGTTTATGGGTTCTGGACCGACCGTTCCATGTCCCAACGTATTCTCATCAGTGGTCTGGCCGTGTCTGTGGTCATCGCCTTTGCGCTCATGATCTACTGGATGAACAAACCCGACTATCGGGTTTTGATGACCAATCTTTATCCTGAAGACGCTTCCAGAGTCGTGGGCATGTTGCAGGCTGCTAAGGAAGATTACGTCCTTGAAAACAACGGAAAAACCATCAAGGTCCCCGTAGATCGCGTGTATGAACTCAGACTCAAGGTTGCCGGTGAAGGTAACCTGCATGGTCAGGGTATCGGCTTTGAAATTTTCGATGAAGTACAAATCGGACAAACCGACTTTGTCCAACACATCAACTACCAACGAGCCCTTCAGGGCGAACTGGCTCGCACCATCACAGAATTTCCCATGGTGCAAAAAGCTCGAGTTCACCTTGTCATCCCGCAGAAGTCCCTGTTTATCGAAGATCAGGTCGCACCGTCAGCATCCATCATCCTCCAATTGAAGGATGAAGGAAAACTTGGCTCCGAAGAAACTCAAGGCATTGTCAATCTCGTCTCCATGGCCGTCGAAGGTCTGGACGCCAAATATATTACAGTCACGGATATGAAGGGCCGTCCGCTCTATACACCGAGTGACGAATCCTCCGGTCTGTCCTTGTCCAGCGCGCAGATGCTCCACAAGGCGGATGTGGAAGCCCAGATGCAACGCCGCATTATCGAACTTCTCGGCCCCGCAGTCGGCCCCGACAAAGTTATTGCCCGCGTCAACGCCGATCTCGACTTCAGCCAGCGCACTGTTCGCAAGGAAGTCTACGACCCGGACGGCGCAGTCGTTCGCTCTGAAACACGCAGCGAAGAATCCACCGCTGGTGCGGCATCACTGGCGGGCGGCGAACCTGATGCCAACTTCCGTGGCGATGGCTTCACAGGCACACGCACGACACAGGATTCCACCCGTGAGACTCGAACAACCAACTTTGAAATCAATAAACAGGAAGAAAATATTGTAACCCCTGTAGGAGATTTGAAACGATTGACTGTTGCGGTTATCGTGGATGGTACATGGGAAACAAACCCGGACACAGGTGAATCAACCTACACTCCCCGCTCTGCCGAAGAGCTCGAACGCCTCCAGACATTGATTGCCAATGCCGTAGGGTTCGATTCTGTTCGCGGAGACACCATCGAAGTCAGCAACATTTCCTTTGGTGAACCGGAACTCTATGATGGTGATTCCCTCACACGGACCATGCTGGAATACGCACAGCGATTGGGCAAACCTTTCCTGAACGGACTGCTGATCTTCCTTTTCCTCATTCTGGTCGTCCGACCGGTAATCATGGCCCTTATCCGGCCTCGTGTTGCCGAACAGGAGATTGAGGAGATGGCTGGTCTGCCCGGAGCCGAACGTCTGGCTCTCGAAGAAGAGGAAGTGGACGAAGAAGCTATGGACACAACTCGACGCTTGGAAAATGCAAAGAATCACGCTATCCAGTTGTCCGACGACAATCTTGATCAGGCAGTGCATCTGCTCAAAACCTGGCTCACCCAGGAGGCATAG
- the fliG gene encoding flagellar motor switch protein FliG: MADFSGPQKTAIVLLALGEKFTAEVFKRMERNEIAAVSKAMLDTDSVPKEEVLDVLKEYNEALAYGAELLVGGPEQVKRLLTKSLDAETAKYIMDSLDLDTGPTPFQELENVSPRILAQILRNEHPQTLALILGHLHPDQAAELIQNLPAGVRAEVLMRLAKLEAVAEEMLMEVDKVLQSQLIAMGGKEGKKVGGVNSVAEILNAVDRNTEEEVLSEIEEESTQMAEDIRNLMFVFEDVKGVDDIAIRELLKEVSNEDLTVALKGASEDLRDKFFKNLSERASAMIKEDLEIMPPKKLSEVEAAQQSIVKTVRRLEDEGKIVISRGGSDVFI, from the coding sequence ATGGCAGACTTCTCCGGCCCCCAAAAAACAGCCATCGTGCTGCTCGCCCTCGGCGAAAAGTTCACGGCGGAAGTGTTTAAGAGAATGGAACGCAACGAAATTGCGGCCGTATCCAAGGCCATGCTCGATACCGACTCCGTGCCCAAGGAAGAAGTGCTCGACGTACTCAAAGAGTACAACGAAGCATTGGCCTATGGTGCAGAGCTTCTGGTGGGTGGCCCGGAACAGGTCAAGCGCCTCCTGACAAAATCTCTGGACGCAGAAACCGCAAAATACATTATGGATTCTCTGGATTTGGATACCGGCCCTACGCCTTTCCAGGAACTGGAAAACGTCAGCCCACGCATCCTGGCACAGATTCTGAGAAACGAGCATCCACAGACACTGGCACTCATTCTCGGCCACCTGCACCCAGATCAAGCCGCCGAACTCATCCAGAATCTCCCGGCAGGAGTTCGTGCCGAAGTGCTGATGCGCCTGGCAAAACTCGAAGCCGTTGCCGAAGAAATGCTCATGGAAGTGGACAAGGTTCTGCAAAGTCAGCTTATCGCCATGGGCGGCAAGGAAGGCAAAAAGGTCGGTGGCGTCAATTCCGTGGCAGAAATTCTCAATGCCGTAGACCGCAACACCGAAGAAGAAGTTCTTTCCGAGATCGAGGAAGAATCCACTCAGATGGCAGAAGACATCCGCAACCTCATGTTCGTTTTCGAAGACGTCAAGGGTGTCGACGACATCGCCATCCGCGAACTGCTCAAAGAGGTTTCCAACGAAGATCTCACTGTTGCACTCAAGGGCGCATCCGAAGACCTCCGCGACAAGTTCTTCAAGAACCTGTCTGAACGTGCATCTGCAATGATCAAGGAAGATTTGGAAATCATGCCGCCGAAGAAGCTGTCCGAGGTCGAAGCAGCACAACAGTCCATCGTCAAGACCGTCCGCCGTCTGGAAGACGAGGGCAAGATAGTTATCAGCCGAGGTGGAAGTGATGTCTTTATCTAA
- a CDS encoding FliH/SctL family protein, producing MSLSNNANTNDPNLTGKVVIGMDSPGPDQMTIQELEGKRQLLWDDATNDEYMNRVKKKAMEAAKEIKMLAELEAEALRATARHDGYTEGVAQAQEDINEHIQAISTQGEALLANLGAYGTAIFEDRREDILKLIRLAVEKTLKVEIAEKRMASLESLMNEALDRIESQRQLTIKCHPEDVTGLEEYLQVIQDRNPSLQYWTVRGDASIESGGVVIEGAGGKVDNTIDTRWESVEPIFDQLAVQITADDSEG from the coding sequence ATGTCTTTATCTAATAACGCAAACACCAATGACCCGAACCTGACGGGCAAGGTAGTCATAGGCATGGACTCTCCGGGGCCGGACCAGATGACCATTCAGGAACTCGAAGGCAAGCGTCAACTCCTCTGGGATGACGCCACCAATGACGAGTACATGAACCGTGTCAAAAAAAAGGCCATGGAAGCAGCCAAGGAAATCAAGATGTTGGCTGAACTGGAAGCTGAAGCTCTCAGAGCCACGGCCCGTCATGACGGATATACCGAAGGCGTAGCTCAAGCACAGGAAGACATTAATGAGCACATCCAGGCCATCTCGACTCAAGGCGAGGCATTGCTTGCAAACCTCGGCGCATATGGCACTGCTATTTTTGAAGATCGTCGAGAGGACATACTCAAACTCATCAGGCTTGCCGTTGAAAAAACTCTCAAGGTGGAAATCGCGGAAAAGCGTATGGCATCCCTTGAATCTCTCATGAACGAAGCGCTCGACCGCATTGAATCCCAACGGCAGTTAACCATTAAATGCCATCCGGAAGACGTAACTGGCTTGGAAGAATATCTTCAGGTAATCCAGGACCGCAATCCATCCTTGCAATACTGGACCGTCAGAGGCGATGCCTCCATTGAATCCGGCGGCGTCGTTATCGAAGGCGCCGGAGGCAAAGTGGACAATACCATCGATACGCGGTGGGAAAGCGTTGAACCAATTTTCGATCAACTGGCCGTACAAATCACTGCCGATGACAGCGAAGGATAA
- a CDS encoding FliI/YscN family ATPase, producing MTQESRLGLLEDLDPCQTFGKVTKVVGLIAEGHGIKAPLGSVCYLLPPDSKPIPAEVVGFRDGACLFMPYSDMRGIGPGSLIQNAATPPHIPVGNAMLGRAVDAFGDPMDGKGLINADTFVPLHREPPNPLERPRINEPLDVGIRSVNSLLTLGKGQRVGIMAGSGVGKSTTLGMMARYTKADINVIALVGERGREVVEFMERDLGPEGMARSVLVVATSDKSPLIRMRAAYAATAVAEYFRDQGKDVLLMMDSVTRFAMAGREVGLAAGEPPTRGGYTPSVFAHLPQLLERAGKSPKGSITGIYTVLVDGDDFTEPIADSTRSILDGHIVLTRELADLGHYPAIDVLKSISRLRSDITTKEAQADGRTLLRHMATFKKVEDMVNIGAYQKGANPEVDKAISMVGPINQFLRQLVTDQETLDGAFTAMHKLVNGNGKPQ from the coding sequence ATGACTCAGGAATCGAGACTCGGACTGCTTGAGGACCTCGATCCCTGCCAGACTTTCGGCAAGGTGACCAAAGTGGTCGGCCTTATCGCTGAAGGCCACGGTATCAAAGCCCCATTGGGATCTGTCTGCTATCTTCTGCCGCCTGACAGCAAACCAATACCCGCAGAGGTGGTTGGTTTCCGTGATGGCGCATGCCTGTTTATGCCCTACTCGGACATGCGCGGCATCGGCCCCGGCTCGCTTATCCAAAACGCCGCAACTCCACCACATATCCCTGTGGGTAACGCCATGCTTGGCCGTGCAGTGGATGCTTTTGGCGACCCCATGGACGGCAAAGGGCTCATCAATGCGGACACATTTGTCCCTTTGCACCGTGAGCCACCGAACCCACTGGAACGCCCCAGAATCAATGAACCGCTCGACGTCGGTATTCGCTCGGTCAACTCCCTGCTGACCCTCGGGAAAGGCCAGCGTGTAGGCATTATGGCCGGTTCCGGTGTCGGTAAATCCACGACACTCGGCATGATGGCGCGCTACACCAAAGCGGACATCAATGTCATTGCTCTGGTTGGCGAACGTGGCAGGGAGGTCGTGGAATTCATGGAACGCGACCTTGGTCCTGAGGGCATGGCCCGTAGTGTCCTTGTGGTTGCAACCTCAGATAAAAGTCCACTCATCCGTATGCGCGCGGCATACGCAGCAACGGCTGTGGCAGAATATTTTCGGGATCAAGGCAAAGACGTCCTGCTCATGATGGACTCGGTAACTCGTTTTGCCATGGCTGGTCGTGAAGTCGGGCTGGCCGCTGGTGAACCACCGACCCGTGGCGGATATACACCAAGCGTTTTTGCCCACCTCCCCCAACTTCTGGAGCGTGCAGGCAAGAGCCCGAAAGGGTCCATTACCGGTATTTATACAGTCCTTGTTGACGGTGATGATTTTACCGAACCCATTGCCGACTCCACTCGTTCAATTCTGGACGGTCACATTGTCCTGACTCGTGAACTGGCTGATCTTGGACATTACCCGGCCATTGATGTTCTCAAGTCCATCAGTCGTCTCCGCAGCGACATCACCACAAAAGAAGCACAGGCAGATGGCCGCACGCTTCTGCGCCATATGGCAACATTCAAAAAAGTGGAAGATATGGTCAATATCGGGGCGTATCAAAAAGGAGCCAACCCTGAAGTGGACAAAGCCATTTCCATGGTCGGTCCCATCAACCAGTTCCTGCGACAACTGGTAACGGATCAGGAAACCCTTGATGGAGCGTTCACGGCCATGCACAAATTGGTCAATGGAAACGGGAAGCCTCAATAA
- a CDS encoding AsmA family protein, whose product MNKVSKYSVFFIGTCAALFVVALLVFSSVVDPNDYKDRISRIVFEETGRTLIFDGDLDLLLFPNVGIEMGAVSLSNNADFGPDPMIRASSVSVSVRVLPLLLGRVKFGKLVLDDLVLNMGRAVDGTTNWDDIVGRQAIADEDAQSSEPFSLEVAGVSVSNGSLLWDDRKTETKFILRGINLTTGKIAEGSLFPVDVSLNFECSRPDARGILKIKGKSSIDFANREYGHMDMQVNVDAQGESVPGGSVKAVASFNFMALDFNKEHAQITGLDMSAYGATVHVDGTVEGITQGLKAAAGVLTVDPFDVQKTMVAMGEKPLNVADPTALTSVGGMVDFSFVHGLIDMKTLKMDVDGARIVGNARVERGQTLPSCFARLDVGKLDLDRYLPPEHQAQTEVSKEAVASGDSDDVVLSAKMLRELDVDIEAKVAELKLAQAHFQSVIAHLIAKDGLVKLSPVMASAYGGSLKLDAIASAVEKTPKTDVAVQVKSLDIGGFSRDLDKNSKYSGIADFDATLMSRGERIETMRRTLNGKLSFSLADGVFPGVNVVKMARETHERQSKGGKVEGEKDESTRFGSIKGTSIIKDGILNNDDLEVMAPGLRARGHGAVSLVNNKIDYMVKAKLVPQASGQGGKTSDDLFGVLVPIHVTGTLDNPQYWVSVTEYVKALGGAVVGVVGGVLGGVTNAIKGVGSALDESCCEEKPASTKKSQKKKFLGIF is encoded by the coding sequence ATGAACAAAGTGTCGAAATACAGTGTCTTTTTCATTGGAACCTGCGCAGCTTTATTTGTTGTCGCACTTTTGGTCTTTTCTTCTGTTGTCGACCCCAATGACTATAAGGACCGCATTTCGCGGATCGTATTTGAGGAAACAGGACGGACACTGATTTTTGACGGTGACCTTGATCTATTGTTGTTTCCGAATGTTGGTATCGAAATGGGTGCCGTCAGTTTGAGTAATAATGCTGATTTCGGACCAGATCCCATGATTCGGGCTTCTTCTGTTAGTGTGTCCGTACGGGTTTTGCCTTTGCTTTTGGGCAGGGTTAAATTTGGTAAACTCGTATTAGATGATTTGGTCCTGAATATGGGGCGAGCTGTTGATGGCACGACGAATTGGGATGATATTGTCGGGCGTCAGGCAATAGCCGATGAGGACGCACAATCCAGTGAACCGTTTTCCCTTGAAGTAGCGGGTGTGTCGGTGAGCAACGGCAGTCTTCTGTGGGATGATCGAAAAACAGAAACGAAATTCATATTGCGCGGTATTAACCTGACGACTGGGAAGATCGCGGAAGGTTCACTGTTTCCTGTTGATGTGTCTTTGAATTTTGAATGTTCCCGGCCTGATGCGAGAGGTATTTTAAAGATCAAAGGTAAGTCGTCCATCGATTTTGCCAATCGTGAATACGGGCATATGGATATGCAGGTGAATGTTGACGCTCAGGGGGAATCTGTCCCTGGTGGTAGTGTCAAAGCTGTAGCTTCCTTTAATTTTATGGCTCTTGATTTTAATAAGGAGCATGCCCAGATTACAGGATTGGACATGTCAGCCTATGGTGCAACGGTTCATGTCGATGGGACTGTGGAAGGGATAACTCAAGGGTTGAAAGCTGCCGCGGGTGTGCTTACGGTTGATCCGTTTGATGTGCAGAAAACCATGGTAGCTATGGGCGAAAAACCATTGAATGTCGCCGATCCGACGGCATTGACCAGTGTTGGTGGTATGGTCGATTTTTCATTTGTTCACGGCCTTATTGATATGAAAACCTTGAAAATGGACGTGGATGGCGCTCGTATTGTGGGTAATGCGCGTGTGGAACGTGGTCAAACTTTGCCTTCATGCTTTGCTCGCTTGGATGTAGGTAAACTTGATTTGGACAGATATTTGCCACCCGAACATCAAGCACAAACCGAAGTCTCAAAGGAAGCCGTTGCATCCGGTGATTCAGATGATGTTGTGCTGTCGGCGAAAATGCTTCGTGAGTTGGATGTGGATATTGAGGCCAAAGTGGCAGAGTTGAAATTGGCTCAAGCTCACTTTCAATCTGTGATAGCTCATCTGATAGCGAAAGACGGCCTGGTTAAATTGTCGCCTGTCATGGCAAGTGCGTATGGCGGTTCATTGAAGCTGGATGCCATTGCCTCGGCTGTTGAAAAGACACCTAAAACGGATGTGGCTGTGCAGGTCAAGTCGTTGGATATTGGTGGTTTCAGCCGAGATCTTGACAAAAATTCCAAGTATTCCGGAATTGCAGATTTTGATGCCACGCTCATGAGTCGAGGTGAGCGAATAGAAACCATGCGTCGGACCTTGAACGGTAAGCTTTCTTTTAGTTTGGCTGACGGCGTTTTCCCTGGGGTGAATGTTGTGAAAATGGCCCGTGAAACCCATGAACGTCAATCCAAGGGTGGTAAAGTTGAAGGCGAGAAAGACGAGTCAACGCGGTTCGGTTCGATCAAAGGGACCAGTATCATTAAAGACGGCATATTGAATAATGATGATTTGGAAGTCATGGCACCGGGCTTGCGAGCACGTGGGCATGGAGCTGTTTCGTTAGTGAACAACAAGATCGACTACATGGTCAAAGCAAAGCTAGTTCCCCAAGCCAGTGGGCAGGGGGGTAAAACCTCTGATGACCTTTTTGGAGTTCTCGTGCCGATTCATGTCACGGGGACATTGGACAATCCTCAATATTGGGTGTCAGTAACGGAATACGTTAAGGCCTTGGGCGGTGCTGTTGTCGGAGTCGTCGGGGGGGTGCTCGGTGGTGTAACCAATGCCATTAAGGGTGTTGGGTCCGCTTTGGATGAGAGCTGTTGCGAGGAGAAACCTGCGTCTACAAAGAAATCACAAAAGAAAAAATTCCTGGGTATCTTTTAA
- a CDS encoding MerR family transcriptional regulator, translating into MEDLQDFKRYRIGEAARELGVKTYVLRFWENEFDEITPIRTESGQRLYTEDNLVLIREIKRLLYDEGLTIDGAKRKLHSREHSDILLEVRDELLAIKQLLNT; encoded by the coding sequence ATGGAAGATTTGCAGGATTTCAAACGATACAGAATCGGCGAAGCGGCTCGTGAACTTGGCGTGAAAACGTATGTGCTCCGGTTCTGGGAAAATGAGTTTGATGAAATCACCCCCATCAGGACCGAGAGCGGCCAGCGACTCTACACAGAGGATAACTTGGTTCTTATCCGTGAAATCAAACGGTTGCTCTACGATGAAGGACTGACCATTGATGGTGCGAAGCGAAAACTGCATAGCAGAGAGCATAGTGATATTCTTTTGGAAGTTCGAGACGAACTCCTTGCAATCAAACAACTCCTGAACACATAA